From a region of the Bradyrhizobium diazoefficiens genome:
- a CDS encoding inorganic phosphate transporter, with protein MDAALGLPVLVGLIAVALLFDFLNGLHDAANSIATIVSTRVLRPQFAVIWAAFFNFVAFMVFGLHVAQTIGIGIIDPAIVDAQVIFAALVGAIVWNLVTWALGIPSSSSHALIGGLVGGGMAKGGLAAAVWSGLSKTLLAIVLSPLVGFLLAMLLVAIVSWASVRSTPFAVDRAFRILQFASASLYSLGHGGNDAQKTMGIIAVLLYSQGHLGSQFSVPFWVVLSCQAAMALGTLMGGWRIVRTMGLRITKLTPMQGFCAETGGAATLFMATFLGVPVSTTHTITGAIVGVGAARRVSAVRWNVASSIVYAWVITIPASAVVAALTWWAVKMFVK; from the coding sequence GTGGATGCTGCGTTGGGTCTTCCCGTCCTGGTCGGACTGATCGCCGTCGCGCTGCTGTTCGACTTCCTGAACGGCCTGCACGACGCTGCCAATTCGATCGCGACCATCGTCTCGACCCGCGTGCTGCGGCCGCAATTTGCGGTGATCTGGGCGGCATTCTTCAATTTCGTGGCCTTCATGGTGTTCGGCCTGCACGTCGCCCAGACCATCGGCATCGGCATCATCGATCCCGCCATCGTCGATGCCCAGGTGATCTTCGCGGCGCTGGTCGGGGCCATCGTCTGGAATCTCGTGACCTGGGCGCTCGGTATCCCGTCCTCGTCGTCGCATGCGCTGATCGGCGGCCTCGTAGGCGGCGGCATGGCCAAGGGCGGGCTCGCGGCGGCGGTGTGGAGCGGATTGTCGAAGACGCTGCTGGCGATCGTGCTGTCGCCGCTGGTCGGCTTCCTGCTGGCGATGCTGCTGGTGGCGATCGTGTCCTGGGCTTCGGTGCGCTCGACGCCGTTCGCGGTCGATCGCGCCTTCCGCATCCTGCAGTTCGCCTCCGCCTCGCTCTATTCGCTCGGCCATGGCGGCAACGACGCACAGAAGACCATGGGCATCATCGCGGTGCTGCTCTATTCGCAGGGGCATCTCGGCAGTCAATTCTCGGTGCCGTTCTGGGTGGTGCTGTCATGCCAGGCGGCGATGGCGCTGGGCACGCTGATGGGCGGCTGGCGCATCGTCCGCACCATGGGCCTGCGCATCACGAAATTGACGCCGATGCAGGGCTTTTGCGCCGAAACCGGCGGCGCCGCGACCCTGTTCATGGCGACCTTCCTCGGGGTTCCCGTCTCCACCACCCACACCATCACCGGCGCCATCGTCGGCGTCGGCGCCGCCCGCCGCGTCTCGGCGGTGCGCTGGAATGTTGCAAGCTCGATCGTCTACGCCTGGGTGATCACGATCCCGGCTTCGGCCGTCGTCGCGGCGCTGACCTGGTGGGCGGTCAAGATGTTCGTCAAGTAA
- the sugE gene encoding quaternary ammonium compound efflux SMR transporter SugE, with protein MAWSILFVAGLLEITWAIGLKYTEGFTRLVPSAVTLAAMGGSIILLGLALKSLPVGTAYAVWTGIGAVGTATLGIILFGEPATALRLASIGLIVAGIVGLKLVT; from the coding sequence ATGGCCTGGAGCATCCTGTTCGTCGCGGGTCTTCTCGAGATCACCTGGGCGATCGGCCTGAAATATACCGAGGGCTTTACCCGACTTGTTCCGTCCGCCGTCACGCTCGCGGCCATGGGCGGCAGCATCATCCTGCTCGGACTCGCTCTCAAATCGCTACCCGTCGGAACTGCCTATGCGGTCTGGACCGGCATCGGCGCGGTCGGCACGGCGACGCTGGGCATCATCCTGTTCGGCGAGCCGGCGACGGCCCTCCGTCTTGCCAGCATCGGGCTCATCGTCGCCGGGATTGTCGGGCTGAAGCTCGTTACTTGA
- a CDS encoding peptide chain release factor 3 encodes MSDIATTTAESPARSPLAAEVSRRRTFAIISHPDAGKTTLTEKLLLFGGAINLAGQVKAKGERRNTRSDWMKIERERGISVVTSVMTFEFEGLVFNLLDTPGHEDFSEDTYRTLTAVDSAVMVIDAAKGIEARTRKLFEVCRLRDIPIITFINKMDRESRDVFELLDEIEKTLALDTTPMTWPVGRGRDFLGTYDVVDGGVRLLEGGGAKTGAAQQIKIEELAKLNANLDVSAVKDELELVTEASKPFELEAFREGHLTPVYFGSALRNFGVGDLLEGLGKFAPEPRAQDSDQRKVEATDPRMSAFVFKIQANMDPNHRDRIAFARLCSGKLSRGMKAKLVRTGKSMPLSSPQFFFAQDRSVADEAFAGDVVGIPNHGTLRIGDTLTEGEDFNFVGVPSFAPEIVRRVRLTDAMKAKKLKEALQQMSEEGVVQVFRPRDGAPALVGVVGALQLDVLKARLEAEYSLPVEFEVSEFQLARWVSSDDRKKLDTFIAANTSSIADDVDGDPVYLARNEFYLGYTKERAEGIEFTNVKDVKKKG; translated from the coding sequence ATGTCCGACATCGCTACCACCACAGCCGAATCGCCGGCCCGATCCCCGCTTGCCGCTGAAGTGTCGCGGCGACGCACTTTTGCGATCATCTCGCACCCCGACGCCGGCAAGACGACGCTGACCGAGAAGCTGCTGCTGTTCGGCGGCGCCATCAATCTCGCCGGCCAGGTCAAGGCCAAGGGCGAGCGGCGCAACACGCGTTCGGACTGGATGAAGATCGAGCGCGAGCGCGGCATCTCGGTCGTGACCTCGGTGATGACCTTCGAGTTCGAAGGTCTCGTCTTCAACCTGCTGGATACGCCGGGCCACGAGGACTTTTCGGAAGACACCTATCGCACCCTCACGGCGGTCGATTCCGCCGTTATGGTGATCGACGCCGCCAAGGGCATTGAGGCGCGCACCCGGAAGCTGTTCGAGGTGTGCCGCCTGCGCGATATCCCGATCATCACCTTCATCAACAAGATGGACCGCGAGAGCCGCGACGTCTTCGAGCTGCTCGACGAGATCGAGAAGACGCTGGCGCTCGACACCACGCCGATGACCTGGCCGGTCGGCCGCGGCCGCGACTTCCTCGGCACCTACGACGTCGTCGATGGCGGCGTGCGCCTGCTCGAAGGCGGCGGCGCCAAGACCGGCGCAGCACAACAGATCAAAATCGAAGAACTCGCCAAGCTCAACGCCAATCTCGACGTCTCTGCCGTGAAGGACGAGCTCGAGCTCGTCACCGAAGCTTCAAAACCGTTCGAGCTCGAAGCGTTCCGCGAGGGCCATCTGACGCCGGTCTATTTCGGCAGCGCGCTGCGCAATTTCGGCGTCGGCGACCTGCTGGAAGGTCTCGGCAAGTTCGCTCCCGAGCCGCGCGCGCAGGACAGCGACCAGCGCAAGGTCGAAGCCACCGATCCGCGCATGAGCGCCTTCGTCTTCAAGATCCAGGCCAACATGGATCCGAACCACCGCGACCGCATCGCGTTCGCGCGCCTATGCTCCGGCAAGCTCAGCCGCGGTATGAAAGCCAAGCTCGTGCGCACCGGCAAGAGCATGCCGCTGTCGAGCCCGCAATTCTTCTTCGCCCAGGACCGCTCGGTCGCGGACGAAGCCTTCGCCGGCGACGTCGTCGGCATTCCCAATCACGGCACGCTGCGTATCGGCGACACGCTGACCGAGGGTGAGGATTTCAACTTCGTCGGCGTGCCGAGCTTCGCGCCGGAAATCGTCCGCCGCGTCCGTCTCACCGACGCGATGAAGGCGAAGAAGCTGAAGGAAGCGCTGCAGCAGATGTCGGAAGAGGGCGTGGTGCAGGTGTTCCGCCCGCGCGACGGTGCGCCGGCGCTCGTCGGCGTGGTCGGGGCGCTGCAGCTCGACGTGCTGAAGGCGCGGCTGGAAGCGGAGTATTCTCTGCCGGTCGAGTTCGAGGTCAGCGAGTTCCAGCTGGCGCGCTGGGTCTCCTCGGACGACCGCAAGAAGCTCGACACCTTCATCGCCGCCAACACCTCCAGCATCGCCGACGACGTCGACGGCGATCCCGTGTATCTGGCGCGGAACGAGTTCTATCTCGGCTACACGAAGGAGCGCGCCGAGGGCATCGAGTTCACCAACGTCAAGGACGTCAAGAAGAAGGGGTAG
- a CDS encoding NnrU family protein: protein MGLLIMILGLALFFATHVFTTKRKARAQAIARLGEGTYKIVYALLSLAGLALIIWGFAHYRSSGWIDVWYPPKALKHIAVALMLPAVILVVASYLRGRIYATLKHPMLAGIKLWAVAHLLANGDLGSIILFGSFLGWAVYDRISLKHRTDAGAPPIPVGGVTNDLIAVAVGVVVYLALAFVFHPVVIGVPVVGV from the coding sequence GTGGGTCTGCTGATCATGATCCTGGGGCTTGCGCTGTTTTTTGCAACGCATGTGTTCACCACCAAACGTAAGGCGCGCGCGCAGGCGATCGCGAGGCTGGGCGAGGGGACCTACAAGATCGTCTATGCTCTGCTCTCGCTCGCTGGGCTCGCGCTGATCATCTGGGGCTTTGCCCATTATCGCAGCTCCGGCTGGATCGACGTCTGGTATCCGCCGAAGGCGCTGAAGCATATCGCGGTCGCGCTGATGCTGCCCGCGGTGATCCTGGTCGTGGCGTCTTACTTGCGCGGCCGCATCTATGCGACGCTGAAGCATCCGATGCTGGCCGGCATCAAGTTGTGGGCGGTAGCGCATCTCTTGGCCAACGGCGATCTCGGCTCCATCATCCTGTTCGGATCGTTCCTGGGTTGGGCAGTCTATGACCGCATTTCCCTGAAGCATCGCACCGACGCCGGTGCCCCGCCGATTCCGGTGGGCGGCGTCACCAACGACCTGATCGCGGTCGCGGTCGGTGTCGTCGTCTATCTGGCCCTGGCGTTCGTGTTCCATCCGGTCGTGATCGGCGTGCCGGTCGTGGGAGTCTAA
- a CDS encoding class I adenylate-forming enzyme family protein, protein MDWSQSRIPPMRFEARFGDRVVPAFCDRPASLWTMIADACARNPDGEALISGNVRLSWRQAVEQARRIAAGLRKLGLQRGDRVAILLGNRIEFPLLLFAAAHEGLVTVLLSTRQQKPEIAYVLTDCGAKSLIHEAALAERLPDAQDVPDLVHRIAIDDDPALSRFVVLADNAPASAPVETSEEDTAMILYTSGTTGKPKGAMLAHCNIIHSSMVFVSCLQLTQADRSIAAVPLGHVTGVVANITTMIRCGGALIIMPEFKTADYLKLAARERVTYTVMVPAMYNLCLLQADFDSYDLTSWRIGGFGGAPMPVATIEKLKAKIPGLMLMNCYGATETTSPSTIMPGELTESHIDSVGLPCPGAHIVAMDANGRELPHGEIGELWIQSGSVIKGYWNNPKATAESFTAGFWHSGDLGSVDAEGFVRVFDRQKDMINRGGLKIYSAEVESVLAGHPAVVESAIVAKACPVLGERVHAVVVTRAPVAGEALRAWCAERLSDYKVPETMAITADPLPRNANGKVLKRQLRERLGA, encoded by the coding sequence ATGGACTGGTCGCAATCTCGGATTCCGCCGATGCGGTTCGAGGCGCGCTTTGGCGATCGGGTGGTGCCGGCCTTTTGCGACCGGCCGGCGAGTCTGTGGACGATGATTGCGGACGCCTGTGCCCGCAATCCCGATGGTGAGGCGCTGATCTCCGGCAATGTCCGGCTGAGCTGGCGGCAGGCCGTGGAGCAGGCGAGGCGGATCGCGGCAGGTCTTCGCAAGCTGGGATTGCAGCGCGGCGACCGCGTCGCGATCCTGCTCGGCAACCGTATCGAGTTTCCGCTGCTGCTGTTTGCTGCCGCGCACGAGGGGCTGGTGACGGTGCTGCTCAGCACGCGCCAGCAGAAGCCGGAGATCGCCTATGTGCTCACCGATTGCGGCGCGAAGAGCCTGATCCATGAGGCGGCGCTCGCGGAGCGGCTGCCCGATGCACAGGATGTGCCCGATCTGGTCCACCGTATCGCCATCGACGACGATCCGGCTCTGTCACGATTCGTCGTGCTCGCCGACAACGCCCCGGCTTCGGCGCCCGTCGAAACGAGCGAGGAGGACACCGCGATGATCCTCTACACCTCGGGCACGACAGGCAAGCCGAAGGGGGCGATGCTGGCCCATTGCAACATCATCCATTCCTCGATGGTGTTCGTGTCTTGCCTGCAGCTCACGCAAGCGGACCGCTCGATCGCAGCGGTGCCGCTCGGCCACGTCACCGGCGTCGTCGCCAACATCACGACGATGATCCGCTGCGGCGGCGCGCTGATCATCATGCCCGAGTTCAAGACCGCCGACTATCTCAAGCTCGCGGCGCGCGAGCGTGTCACCTACACGGTGATGGTGCCGGCGATGTATAATCTCTGTCTGCTCCAGGCGGATTTCGACAGCTACGATCTGACGAGCTGGCGCATCGGCGGTTTTGGCGGCGCGCCGATGCCGGTCGCGACCATCGAGAAGCTCAAGGCGAAGATTCCCGGCTTGATGCTGATGAACTGTTACGGCGCGACCGAGACGACGTCGCCCTCGACGATCATGCCGGGCGAACTGACCGAGAGCCACATCGACAGCGTCGGCCTGCCGTGCCCCGGGGCGCACATCGTCGCGATGGATGCGAATGGGCGCGAACTGCCGCACGGCGAGATCGGTGAGCTTTGGATCCAGAGCGGCTCCGTCATCAAGGGCTATTGGAATAACCCGAAGGCCACAGCCGAGAGTTTTACTGCCGGTTTCTGGCACTCGGGCGATCTCGGCTCGGTCGATGCGGAAGGGTTCGTTCGCGTCTTCGACCGGCAGAAGGACATGATCAATCGCGGCGGCCTGAAGATCTATTCGGCCGAGGTCGAATCGGTGCTGGCAGGCCATCCCGCCGTGGTTGAGAGTGCGATCGTCGCCAAGGCCTGCCCGGTGCTGGGTGAGCGCGTCCACGCCGTGGTCGTGACGCGCGCGCCGGTCGCCGGGGAGGCCCTGCGGGCCTGGTGCGCCGAGCGCCTGTCCGACTACAAGGTTCCCGAAACCATGGCGATCACGGCAGACCCGCTGCCGCGCAATGCCAATGGCAAGGTGCTGAAACGGCAGTTGCGGGAGCGCCTGGGAGCCTGA
- a CDS encoding tetratricopeptide repeat protein, which translates to MSELFDEVDEEVRREQLKRLWDKYSIYFIALMVLIVAAVGGWRGYQYLEAKKAAEAGAAFEKAVELSDQDKHAEAEAAFTELAANAPWGYRTLARLRAAGEAASRDPKAAAKMYDDIAADGSVGGEWQDLAKIRAAGLLLDSASYADMQQRLEPSAAPKSTFRHSAREMLALSAWRNNDMTAARKWLDAIAEDGETPPGLRSRAEALQALLPPVAKS; encoded by the coding sequence GTGTCTGAATTATTTGACGAAGTCGACGAGGAAGTACGTCGCGAACAGCTCAAGAGGCTGTGGGACAAATATTCGATCTACTTCATCGCCCTGATGGTGCTGATCGTGGCTGCCGTCGGCGGCTGGCGCGGCTACCAGTATCTGGAGGCCAAGAAGGCCGCTGAGGCCGGCGCCGCCTTCGAGAAGGCGGTCGAGCTGTCCGACCAGGACAAGCACGCGGAGGCTGAGGCCGCCTTCACCGAGCTCGCCGCAAACGCGCCGTGGGGCTATCGCACCCTGGCGCGGCTGCGCGCCGCGGGCGAGGCCGCCAGCCGCGATCCCAAGGCTGCCGCGAAAATGTATGACGACATTGCTGCCGACGGCAGCGTAGGCGGCGAGTGGCAGGATCTGGCGAAGATCCGCGCTGCCGGTCTGCTGCTCGACAGCGCCAGCTATGCCGACATGCAGCAGCGGCTGGAGCCTTCCGCCGCGCCCAAATCGACCTTCCGCCACAGCGCCCGCGAGATGCTGGCGCTGTCGGCCTGGCGCAACAACGACATGACCGCGGCCCGCAAATGGCTCGATGCGATTGCCGAAGACGGTGAAACGCCGCCCGGCCTGCGCTCGCGCGCTGAGGCGCTCCAGGCCCTGCTGCCGCCCGTCGCCAAGAGCTGA
- the der gene encoding ribosome biogenesis GTPase Der translates to MSFTIAIIGRPNVGKSTLFNRLVGQKLALVDDLPGVTRDRREGEARLGDLEFTIIDTAGLDEGARGSLTARMQEQTETAIAQADALFFVVDARVGLTPTDRAFADFARKADKPVLLVANKSEGKHGDAGAMEAFALGLGDPIQISAEHGEGMGELYDALAKLMPEPVDEDEAEDDAPLTEEEAATRPIRVAIVGRPNAGKSTLINHLLGEERLLTSPEAGTTRDSIAVEINWKGRDFRVFDTAGLRRRSRIEEKLEKLSVADALRAVRFAEVVVLMMDTQNRFEEQDLRIADLIEREGRAIVLAVNKWDLMETKGGGAISGLRRDADHWLPQVKGVPIVAVSGLMGEGIDRLMQAIQDAYAVWNRRVPTSALNRWFEQAVQANPPPAVSGRRLKLNYITQNKARPPSFVLFCSRADAVPQSYLRYLTNSMRESFDLPGTPVRITLREKANPFAHKRKRPS, encoded by the coding sequence ATGTCCTTCACAATCGCCATCATCGGCCGGCCCAATGTCGGCAAATCGACGCTGTTCAACCGCCTGGTTGGACAGAAGCTCGCGCTCGTCGATGACCTGCCGGGCGTCACCCGCGACCGCCGCGAGGGTGAGGCGAGGCTCGGCGACCTCGAATTCACCATCATCGACACCGCCGGCCTCGACGAGGGCGCCAGGGGCTCGCTGACCGCGCGCATGCAGGAGCAGACCGAGACCGCGATCGCACAGGCCGACGCGCTGTTCTTCGTCGTCGATGCCCGCGTCGGCCTCACGCCCACCGATCGCGCTTTCGCCGATTTCGCCCGCAAGGCCGACAAGCCGGTGCTGCTGGTCGCCAACAAGAGCGAGGGCAAGCACGGCGATGCCGGCGCGATGGAAGCCTTCGCGCTCGGCCTTGGCGACCCCATCCAGATCTCGGCCGAGCATGGCGAGGGCATGGGCGAGCTCTACGATGCGCTGGCCAAGCTGATGCCGGAGCCCGTCGACGAAGACGAGGCCGAGGACGACGCGCCCCTCACCGAGGAAGAGGCCGCGACGCGCCCGATCCGGGTTGCCATCGTCGGCCGGCCCAATGCCGGCAAGTCGACGCTGATCAACCATCTGCTCGGCGAGGAGCGCCTGCTGACGAGTCCGGAGGCCGGCACCACGCGCGATTCCATCGCGGTCGAGATCAACTGGAAGGGCCGCGATTTCCGCGTGTTCGACACCGCCGGCCTGCGCCGGCGCTCGCGCATCGAGGAGAAGCTGGAAAAGCTCTCGGTCGCCGACGCACTGCGCGCGGTGCGATTTGCCGAAGTCGTCGTTCTGATGATGGACACGCAGAACCGCTTCGAGGAGCAGGATCTGCGCATTGCCGATCTGATCGAGCGCGAGGGCCGCGCGATCGTGCTCGCCGTCAACAAATGGGACCTGATGGAGACCAAGGGCGGCGGCGCGATCTCGGGCCTGCGCCGCGATGCCGATCACTGGTTGCCGCAGGTCAAGGGTGTGCCGATCGTCGCCGTCTCGGGCCTGATGGGCGAGGGCATCGACCGCCTGATGCAGGCGATCCAGGACGCCTACGCAGTCTGGAACAGGCGCGTGCCGACCTCGGCGCTCAATCGCTGGTTCGAGCAGGCGGTCCAGGCCAATCCGCCGCCCGCGGTGTCCGGCCGCAGGCTGAAGCTGAATTACATCACGCAGAACAAGGCGCGCCCGCCGAGCTTCGTGCTGTTCTGCTCGCGCGCGGACGCGGTGCCGCAGTCCTATTTGCGCTATCTCACGAATTCCATGCGTGAGAGCTTCGATCTGCCGGGCACGCCGGTGCGCATCACTCTGCGCGAGAAGGCCAATCCCTTCGCCCACAAGCGCAAGCGGCCGTCGTGA